From one Nothobranchius furzeri strain GRZ-AD chromosome 2, NfurGRZ-RIMD1, whole genome shotgun sequence genomic stretch:
- the LOC107396471 gene encoding tetratricopeptide repeat protein 39B isoform X2 — MDLQTAIQETQCALNLVLNNKFSQALDLLKPWWKDSMYHALGYSSILVMQATMTFEHKDIQTAMATIKEALQTCQRFRKRNSVVGSLSSLISKQSNLQEEEMHAELCYAECLLQKATLTFVQDENMISFIKGGIKIRTSYQIYKDCQNVLSVAQDTAGSSSPFQQFEGGVKLGIGSFNLMLSLLPQRILRLLEFIGFSGNRSFGLSQLREGAANQSLRSILCVLTLLFYHTFVSLILGTGEGNLVEAEALLEPYQEKYPKGSIILFYSARIATLRGNFEKARARYEECISSQQEWKQIHHLCYWELMWTHTFQQEWPQAYQYADLLCKESRWSKAIYVYQKAAILSMMPEEEVKKTGEDIMELFRQVEGLKQRLAGKSIPMEKFAVRKSRRYKAANPVPLVIPALEMMYVWNGFNIVGKRADFTESLLVSVERAEQQLRDDPNPSEFHPDDSSLVQMLKGLCLKHLGRLLQAELCFTQVLSSESRIRYDHYLIPFTLYELGLLYKQQGDFTKAASYIENAKMNYKDYSMESRLHFRIHAALKSLKGSPVSTP, encoded by the exons GTGGAAGGACAGCATGTACCACGCGTTGGGTTACAGCAGCATCCTGGTGATGCAGGCCACCATGACGTTTGAGCACAAAGACATCCAGACTGCCATGGCAACCATCAAAGAGGCACTGCAGACCTGCCAGAG GTTCAGAAAGAGAAACTCAGTGGTTGGGTCTCTGTCCAGTCTGATCAGCAAACAGTCCAACTTGCAGGAAG AGGAGATGCATGCTGAGCTCTGCTACGCCGAGTGTCTCCTGCAGAAAGCTACGCTGACGTTCGTGCAG GATGAGAACATGATCAGTTTTATTAAAGGAGGCATCAAGATTCGAACAAGCTACCAGATCTACAA GGATTGCCAGAATGTCCTGAGCGTGGCTCAGGACACAGCGGGCTCGTCTAGTCCATTCCAGCAGTTTGAGGGTGGAGTCAAGCTGGGCATCGGCTCCTTCAACCTG ATGCTGTCTCTTCTTCCTCAGAGGATTCTCAGGTTGTTGGAGTTCATTGGGTTCTCAGGAAACCGG AGTTTTGGTTTATCCCAGCTGAGAGAGGGAGCGGCCAACCAGAGTCTACGCTCCATCCTGTGTGTGCTGACTTTGCTCTTCTACCACACGTTTGTCTCTTTGATCCTGG GAACGGGGGAGGGGAACCTGGTGGAGGCCGAAGCCTTGCTGGAGCCGTACCAAGAGAAATACCCTAAA GGCTCTATAATCCTCTTCTACTCTGCCCGCATCGCCACCCTACGAGGAAACTTTGAGAAG GCCCGGGCCAGGTACGAGGAGTGCATCAGCAGCCAGCAGGAGTGGAAGCAGATCCACCACCTGTGTTACTGGGAGCTGATGTGGACCCACACCTTCCAGCAGGAGTGGCCGCAGGCGTACCAGTACGCTGACCTGCTGTGCAAAGAGAGCCGCTGGTCCAAG GCCATCTATGTGTACCAGAAGGCAGCCATCCTGAGCATGATGCCAGAGGAGGAGGTGAAGAAGACGGGCGAGGACATCATGGAGCTCTTCAG GCAGGTGGAGGGACTCAAACAGCGACTGGCGGGAAAGTCCATCCCGATGGAGAAGTTTGCCGTAAGGAAGTCCAGACGCTACAAAGCTGCCAACCCGGTCCCTCTGGTCATCCCTGCTCTG GAGATGATGTACGTCTGGAACGGTTTCAATATCGTTGGGAAACGAGCGGATTTCACCGAGTCTCTCCTGGTTTCTGTGGAGCGAGCTGAGCAGCAGCTTCGTGATGACCCCA ACCCATCCGAGTTTCACCCAGATGACAGCAGCCTGGTCCAGATGCTGAAGGGCCTCTGCCTGAAGCACCTGGGCAGGTTACTGCAGGCTGAGCTCTGCTTCACACAGGTGTTGTCCAg TGAGAGCCGGATCAGATACGATCACTACTTGATCCCCTTCACGCTCTATGAACTGGGTCTGCTGTACAAACAACAGGGAGACTTCACCAAGGCCGCCTCTTACATCGAAAACGCCAA gatgaactacaagGACTACTCCATGGAGTCCAGATTGCACTTCCGGATCCATGCTGCTCTCAAGAGCCTGAAAGGATCACCTGTCAGCACCCCATAA
- the cfi gene encoding complement factor I, with protein MRRQSLFLLLLLLFCSETLAGKQKPKRKTTTTAPKPAATTPAATTPPATTPPATTPAATTPAATTPAATTPAATTPAATTPAALTTKAPHTDEYLGECQNKRLTRDSCGLAFCLPWQRCIDGQCTCKPPYQCPMEGMKPVCGNNNRNYRSFCQAMALSCRTKKPLFSHFGEQCNANVKKFESSLDNETGVVRIFLPGSTGQGEWLLVCQDMWDMAAANVACREKSHSLGAASAEARVYNDLMVNSEITNLPGSCVSIRCQGYETSLAECEIYDKVDAVDMMVAAATCYISAECGFTCENTKCISLNQTCDGVDDCGDRSDEMCCKKCRNGAFHCKTGICVHKDGVGDNQLDCLDGADEAVKHTTAASNDANQARGPTAYVSRKNETRTNRMILESQLHCGIPNKTFEGSENSHDRGHSSRRKRVVGGAEARPTQIQWQVALEENQRIDCGGAYIGGCWVITAAHCVRPRPSAFRVKFSLWKKFRAQGTTDIVPVEEIRIHPNYVASTYENDIALVKLEKLPFTDKCLLDNPAIRPVCVPWSTHLFQPNHTCSISGWGRNKEGKAAQVLLWANVSLIAGCESSYKDRFKPGMICAGDVDGHVDSCQGDSGGPLVCEDELGVSYLWGIVSWGEKCGQPGFPGVYTQVAHYFEWIRLHTGWPAVTRFNS; from the exons ATGAGACGACAGTCCCTTTTtctgctccttctcctcctcttctgctCTGAAACG CTTGCAGGAAAACAAAAGCCTAAAAGAAAAACCACCACAACAGCACCAAAACCTGCAGCGACAACACCTGCAGCAACAACGCCTCCTGCAACAACGCCTCCTGCAACAACACCTGCAGCAACAACACCTGCAGCAACAACACCTGCAGCGACAACACCTGCAGCAACAACACCTGCAGCGACAACACCTGCAGCTTTAACCACCAAAGCACCACACACTGATGAATATCTAGGAGAGTGCCAGAATAAAAG GTTGACCCGGGACTCATGTGGCTTGGCGTTTTGCCTCCCTTGGCAGCGCTGCATTGATGGACAGTGCACCTGTAAACCACCCTACCAGTGTCCCATGGAAGGCATGAAACCAGTTTGTGGAAACAATAACAGGAACTACAGGTCCTTCTGCCAG GCGATGGCCCTCTCATGTCGGACCAAGAAACCCCTCTTTTCACATTTTGGAGAACAGTGCAATG caaatgtaaaaaaatttgaAAGTTCCTTGGACAACGAGACAGGGGTGGTCAGGATCTTTCTTCCTGGAAGCACCGGACAGGGAGAATGGTTACTGGTCTGTCAGGACATGTGGGACATGGCGGCTGCTAACGTTGCCTGCAGGGAGAAGTCACACTCTTT GGGTGCAGCATCTGCAGAAGCCAGGGTGTACAACGACCTGATGGTCAACAGCGAAATCACAAACCTTCCTGGGAGCTGCGTTAGCATCCGGTGTCAGGGCTACGAGACATCGCTGGCTGAGTGTGAAATCTACGACAAGGTGGACGCTGTTGACATGATGGTGGCTGCAGCAACCTGCTACATATCCGCAG AATGTGGCTTCACCTGTGAAAACACAAAGTGCATCTCCCTGAACCAGACGTGCGACGGAGTCGATGACTGTGGAGACCGGAGCGATGAAATGTGCTGCAAAA AATGCAGGAACGGAGCGTTCCACTGCAAGACGGGCATCTGTGTGCATAAAGACGGAGTCGGTGACAACCAGCTGGACTGTCTGGATGGTGCAGATGAAGCCGTTAAACACACGACTGCAG CGTCTAATGATGCGAACCAGGCACGTGGACCTACAG CTTATGTCTCCCGTAAAAACG AAACCAGAACCAACAGAATGATTCTGGAGTCCCAGCTTCACTGTGGGATTCCCAACAAGACCTTTGAGGGCTCTGAGAACTCACATGACAGAGGACATTCCAGTCGAAGGAAGAGGGTGGTGGGGGGGGCCGAAGCCAGGCCG ACCCAGATCCAGTGGCAGGTTGCCCTGGAGGAGAACCAGAGGATCGACTGTGGAGGAGCGTACATTGGAGGCTGCTGGGTCATCACTGCTGCTCATTGTGTCAG GCCCAGGCCCTCTGCTTTCAGAGTCAAGTTCTCTCTTTGGAAAAAGTTTCGAGCTCAGGGAACGACGGACATCGTTCCCGTGGAAGAAATTCGTATCCATCCAAA CTACGTCGCAAGCACCTACGAAAACGACATCGCTCTGGTCAAGCTGGAGAAGCTGCCGTTCACAGACAAATGTCTGTTGGACAATCCCGCCATCAGACCCGTGTGTGTCCCCTGGTCCACTCACCTGTTCCAACCCAACCACACCTGCAGCATCTCAGGCTGGGGGCGAAACAAAG aggggaAGGCAGCTCAGGTGCTGCTCTGGGCCAACGTGTCACTCATCGCTGGATGTGAATCTTCCTACAAAGACCGGTTCAAGCCGGGCATGATATGTGCAG GGGACGTGGACGGCCATGTGGACTCGTGTCAGGGAGACAGTGGAGGTCCGCTGGTCTGTGAGGACGAACTCGGGGTGTCCTACCTGTGGGGCATCGTCAGCTGGGGGgagaagtgtggccagcctgggtTCCCTGGAGTGTACACTCAG GTTGCTCATTACTTCGAGTGGATCAGGCTTCACACCGGATGGCCAGCAGTCACCAGGTTCAACTCCTAG